The Methanosarcina barkeri str. Wiesmoor DNA segment TTTTCATAATTGGAGTAGCTTTATCAGTTAGTTTGGTATTAGGTGGTACTGGAGTAGTTCCGGTTGAAGGACCAAATTTCGCAATGTATGAAAACATTGTCCTTTTACTCGAAGTACTGGTAATACTATATATTCTTGCTGTGTCAGCAAAATATAAAAACTGGCCTACACTTGGACTTGGAATAATTTCAGCAGCCTTATTTGCTTACACTTATGCCAATGTTCCAGGTGCCGAGGGTGCTTCTTTTAATATTGATCCACTGGCTCAGCTCATGATCTTAATTGTGAATATAGTCGGTACTGCGATTATTTTATTCGCAACTGGATACATGGACCAGTATGAGGAGCACAGACATCTTAATAGACAAAAGATATTTTACTTTACAATGAGCTTCTTCCTGGCAGCCATGAATGGTCTGGTAATGTCTGACACACTAGGATGGCTGTATCTTTTCTGGGAACTAACAACTCTGTGTTCATTCGTGTTGATCTCATACAACATGGATGAAGAAGGAATCAACAACGGTTTCAGGGCTCTGTCTTTAAACCTGGTTGGCGGAGTTGCTATGTCTATAGGCATAATTCTGCTTGCAACTAACTATAATATAAGTTCCCTTACTGGGATTGCAACTTACGCTGGAACTGATGCAGTAGCTTTGGCCGCTTTAGCCCTTCCTGTTGCTTTACTCTGTATTGGAGGCTTTGCGAAATCTGCTCAGATGCCTTTCCATAGCTGGCTCTTAGGCGCAATGGTAGCTCCAACTCCTGTTTCTGCTTTACTACACTCAAGCACGATGGTAAATGCCGGTGTGTTTTTAGTTGTCAAGCTTGTACCAGCTTATGCTAATACCTCCCTCGGAACAGCTATTGCAGTTTACGGTAGCTTCACCTTCGTTATCTGTTCAGCTTTAGCCTTATCTCAAAGAAACGCTAAAAGAGTGCTTGCTTATTCAACTATTGCAAACCTGGGATTAATTATCGCAAGCGCCGGGATAGGCACACCTCTGGCTGTAGCTGCTTCGATGATGCTTATTCTGTTCCACGCCATATCGAAAGGTCTCTTATTCCTGTGCACAGGTGAAATTGAGCACACCATAGGAAGCAGAGATATCGAGGATATGTCAGGATTAATTAAGAAGGCTCCTCTTCTCACTTCCATTGCAGCTCTGGGAATGGTATCCATGCTATTGCCTCCTTTTGGGGTATTGCTTACAAAATGGGTATCAATGGAAGCTGCTTCAAACAATCCTGTTGTGATAATATTCATAGTACTTGGAAGTGCACTTACCACAGTTTATTACTCTAAATGGCTTGGAACAATCTTATCAACCAGCATGGATAAAAATGCAGTTCCCCATAAAAAACTGGAAACATATTTCCCACTATCGGTCCTTGGGTTATCCATTATAGGTACAAGTATCTTCATATTTTCAATATATGATTACTTCATTAGACCTCAGGTAGAAATTCTACTCAAAGTTGCTCCTGCTGTTACAGGACAGGCTGGGCAGTTTACCTCTGAAATAGGGGCATTTGCTTATGCAGCAATATTTGCAGTGCTTGCTCTGGCTATTCTGATCTATCTCGCTACCAAGAACATGTTCACACCTCGTACAGCTGGCTATTATATGTGTGGGGAGAACAACCTTGAAAAGGACAGATTAATGTTTAGAAATGGACTTTGCAGTTACGAAAAATGTAGTGTCTCCAACATCTATCTCCAGAATATTTTTGGAGAAAGTAAACTTACAACATTTGGATACGCAATTTCCATAATTCTGATTGTAATTGCATTAGCAGGAGGAGTCGGATTATGAACGATATTCTAACAATTATTCTTGTCTTAATTGGTGCTCCTATCATCGGCTGTTTAGCCTCAGGAATAGACAGGAAAATCACTGCAAGATTGCAGGGTAGAGTAGGGCCTCCTCTTTTGCAGCCATACTATGATGTTAAGAAGCTCCTTAGCAAAGACAATATGGTTGTAAATCCATCTCAAAACTTTTACGTGGTCGTGTACCTCGCCTTTATCATTTTGAGTCTCTTTATGTTGGTCTTCAAACAAGACTTCTTGATGATAATATTCGTCTACACAGTAGCTTCGGTAGCTCTAGTTGTAGGAGGAATGAGCACTGGTTCTCCGTACGCTAGAATAGGAAGTTCAAGGGAAATAATGGCTATACTGTCCTATGAACCAGTTTTAATATTATATGCTCTTGCAATTTACTTGCTTACCGGCACTTTCAAGTTATCAGCTTTGTTAGACGCATCATCCCCTCTGCTAATGTATACACCTCTTATATTCATAGCAATGATAGTTGTTCTGAATATAAAATTGAAAAAATCACCCTTTGACTACTCAACCTCTCACCATGGTCACCAGGAGCTGATTAAAGGTATGACGACCGAATATGGTGGGCCAGGGTTTGCTACCATTGAGATTGCACACTTTTATGAGTATGTGTTTTTAACAGGGCTCATATTCTTATTCTGGGCATCAACCCCAGTAATAGGTGTGCTTATAGGTATCATTGCTTACTTGCTTGTAATTGTTATAGATAACATTACTGCAAGAGTGTACTGGCAGTGGATGCTCAAACTGAGTTGGACAATCCTGCTAGTTATTTCGCTTGTGAACATAGCATACCTGTACGTTAGTGGAGTCAAATTAGTTTAAAAAGAGGGACACTTATGAGTTTGGCAAAATCCCCATGGATTATACATGTTAACTGTAACAGTTGCAACGGTTGTGATATTGAAGTAGTGGCCTGTCTTACTCCTCTATATGATGCTGAAAGATTTGGCGTTTTAAACATTGGTACTCCCAAGCAAGCTGATATAATGGTGGTTACAGGCTCGGTGAATTATAAGAATGTAAATGTGCTTAAGAACATTTATAATCAGATTCCTGATCCTAAAGTCGTTCTGGCTGTAGGCGCCTGCGCATCTACAGGTGGGATATTCCATGATTGCTATAATGTGATAGGTGGTGTGGATCAGGTCATACCAGTAGATGCATATGTTCCCGGATGTTGCCCAAGGCCTGAAGCCATACTTGACGGAGTAGTGGCAGCACTTTCAATACTTGAAAATAAGAAGAAAGGGAATATCAAAGGAAAAGAAGTAAAATTGAAAGGAAACGAGGTGCCATCAAATGCTTGAGAATGAGGTAGAAATTAAAAACAGTGATGAGCTGCTAAAAACCGTTGAGGGTTTAAAAAATGATGGCTATCGAAATGTTACTATGATATGCCTGAAAGCTAACGAAGGTCACGAATTCATATATGTCTTTGAAAAAGACTACCAACTAAAAAATCTAAGGTACTTCTTGAAACCAGGCGAGAAGCCAAAGAGTATATCAGGCATTTATCTATGTGCACTTTTGATTGAGAATGAGTACCAGGATCTCTTCGGATTGACTTTCGAAGGTTTAGCAATAGACTACAAGGGCCACCTCTACTTAACGCCAAACAGTCCGAAAGCTCCTTTAGCTTAAAGCAATTTGAGAGGAGAATCATATGACAACTGTAATACCTTTTGGTCCTCAACACCCCGTTTTACCCGAACCAGTATCGTTAAAACTTGAAATTGACGACGATGTTGTTGTTGGAGTACTTCCCTCATTGGGCTATGTTCACAGAGGGCTTGAGACATTTATAAACACAAAGGACTTTAATCAAACAACTTATGTTTGTGAGAGAATATGCGGAATATGCAGCGCTCTCCATGGTATAACTTATACACGGACAGTAGAAAAATTGTTTGACACTGAAATCCCTGAAAGAGCACAATATATAAGAGTAATAGTTGGTGAACTTAATAGACTTCACAGTCACCTCCTCTGGCTTGGCCTGTTTGCCGATGGTTTTGGGTTTGAAAGCCTTTTTTACGAATGCTGGAAGTACAGAGAAGAAGTACTGGATGTAGCGGAAAGAATTTGCGGAAACAGAGTCATACATTCAATATCCAAAGTTGGAGGAGTTACTAGAGATCTGACTAAGGAACATATTGATATGCTTTTGAAAATGTGTGATTCACTGGAAACTGAAATTAAAAATATTGAAAAAGTTTTCGTAAACAATTACACGGTTAAGCAAAGACTTGTGGGATTAGCTACATTGTCAAAGCAAGTTGCATACGAAGTTGGAACCGCTGGTCCTACACTTAGAGGAAGTGGGAACGCTATTGACGTGCGGGAAACACCAGATTGGGATATCTATAAGGATCTCGGTTTTAAGACGGCTGTTGAAAAGGATGGAGATTGTTACGCCAGAACTAAAGTAAGAATTACTGAGCTATTAAATTCTCTTACTATTATAAGAAATGCAATCTCCAAGATGCCTGAGGGTGAGATTGAAGTACGTGTAAAGGGCTTCCCTACGGGCGAAGCGATTATGAGAACAGAGCAGCCCAGAGGTGAAGTCATATACTACGTGAAAGGTAATGGCACCAAAAAACTGGAAAGACTTAAAGTAAGGACGCCTACCTTTGCAAACATACCTTCACTGTTACTTATGTTACCGGGCGTCAAACTCGCTGACGTACCTATAGTTGTACTTACTATAGATCCCTGCGTTAGCTGCACTGAAAGATAAAGAAGAGGGTGATATTAATGGGCATGTTAAACCTTGTACTAACAAATATTTCTCGTAAACCTGCTACCAGACTTTACCCCTTCGAGATAAGGGAACCTTTTAAGGAGTTTAAAGGGAGGATTGTTTTTGACCCTGAGAACTGTATTCTCTGCGGACTATGTCAAAAGAAATGCCCGCCTGATGCAATAACAGTTACTAAGGCCGATAAAACATGGGAGCTCAACTTATTTAGATGCATAATGTGCACTGAATGCGTTAACGGCTGTCCAAAGGGCTGTCTTTCAATCTCTAATGAAAGAGCAAAGACTGGCGCTAAGGAAGTTATTAAGATAGCGGTTCCAATAGTAGACAAGCCAAAAGCTCCAAAAGCAGCACCTTCAAAATAAGAACTAATTTTTAAATTAATTCTTTTTTGATACTGCTTTTTTAATTTTTTTTTCAAATTTTTACTTGAAAAACAATACTGAATGTTCTCCGGTCTAAATTTGGCAGTTAAGGAAATCCACTAAGGGATTTCCAAAAGCCATTCAGGCAGAAAAAGCATTTTCCTCTTGACTTCTGTTTTTTTTGACTTCTGTTTTTTTGACTTCTATTTTAAATGAGGTAAAATAACTGATGGATTAAACAAACTACGGTAAGTGTGGATACAGTAGGCCAAATGAGAGTTTAGAAAAAACATATGCGCTCCGTGTTTTACTTCTTAAGAAACATCCAGAAAACACATTATAAAGCTAGAGAATTTAGTTAAGCTCTGCCAGAGAATTTAGTTAAGCTTTTATTCTTTCCTCTTACATGTTAATAATGAAAAAAGGCAAAAATGAACCGGAGATGAGCTGGCTGACGAGTAAAATTCCTTTTTCCAATACAGGGCCGGAAACTAATTTTGATAAACAATGGGCTTTTGAGATTGCTTACTTTACTCAGCATATAGGGACTGATCTCAGGAACCTTGGGGATCTTCTGAATTCAAGGGATTATGTTGAGTCACGTTTCCTGGTCTCAGAAATGAAGCAGAGAGCAGAATATGAAAAAACTGTTCAGCCCGATTTCAGGACTTCGGACGGCCTTACAAAAGCCCGCAAGTTGTTCAACAGCTTTCTGGATGAGTGTGTTAATTTTGCCGAGCTTTTGAGGATTACAACAATACAGGAAGAAACCGGGTGTGAAGAAGTAATGGATAAGCCCGAACAGATCAGGAACTCGATAGAGAGACTGAACCTTCTTAAAGAAATGTTAACTGATGAGCTTTGTTTTCACGGCTGGTATTACTGAACAGGCAGTATCTGAATATTTTCCCAGTCTTGTAATTAATGCGTATACCTTTATTAATCACAGCTAATACCTTTATTAATCACAGCTAATACCTGTATTGTAATTGCTACCTGTGAACTGTGCCCTAAGCTAAAGACTTCTGGGCTTCCTGAGTCATCCTCCCAACCAATGTTGACGAGTCGTACAGGCTCTACACCTCTTTCCGAAGGTGAAATAGAATCTGAGCATGAGATTATACTTGAGATGTCTTTCGACTTCCGGTTTTCTCCGGCTTAATGTCCTCGATCCCTTCAGGTATGAGATATACTCTGTTCTCCAACTTCTTCAACTTGGTTTTCGTATTTTGGGCTGTGGTGTCTGTATCTATAAAACTAATAATGTTAATAATACAAGTAAGTTCACAGAATCAATGCCAGAAGACCGTGAAAATGTGGATGTCTATATCCCCCAAGCTAAAGATTCAGGGGTTTTACGTTTCTTCCTATAAACGGTTTTTCTGGAAATCGATGTCATTCGGCTCAGGGGCTTTTCCTGATGATAGAAAGCTTTATTATTAAAAACTTCATTAGGGGAGTTGCAAAGGGTTATATACAGGAATGGGTAACAGGGTAGCTATTCAAATTAAAGGTTATCTAACCTAATATTATTTAATTTAATAATTCCGTCTGCCTGTATCACAGGGAATAACTCAAAAAAGCGTCCGGAACTTATCCAAGAAAATCGAATTTTTGCTGTATAAGTTTTATGTATCTCGGTTGTGAATTTCCCTGGTCCTTAGGCACCTTCTCGCATTCCCGGGGAATATTAACCATTTATACGGCGTGTTTACCTGTTTTTAGCTGGTATCATGTACTGGTTTAAATAAATGGCCTCTTCCGTAAAGGATACTGTCGGGTATGCGGCAGAGTATGTAAGCAGCAGACCTGCAAATTGAGCGATCTGTAAAAAAATGTTAATATTAGAGTGAGTACATGGAAAAATTAGCAAAATTTAAGGCATTGGGGCTTTCAGACAGTATGTTAAAAGCCCTTAAAAAGAAAGGGTTTGAAGAACCAACCCCAATTCAGGAAAAAGTCATCCCGCTTTTTTTGAAAGGAGAATGTGATATTATAGGGCAGGCTCAGACCGGAACCGGGAAAACAACGGCTTTCGGAGCCCCCATTATAGAAAAAATTCCGGAAAAATCAGGAAAGGTGCAGGCTATAGTCCTGACCCCGACTCGAGAATTAGCAATCCAGGTCTCAGAAGAACTTAACTCTCTGAAAGGAGACAAAAAGCTGCATATTGTCCCGATTTATGGGGGACAGTCCATGACCCAGCAGTTCAGAATGCTGAAAAGCGGAGTTGATATTGTCGTGGGAACTCCAGGAAGGGTCATCGATCACCTTGAGCGGAAGAGCTTGAATCTTGAGAACATTGCTTATTTCGTACTGGATGAAGCTGATGAAATGCTCAATATGGGCTTTATTGATGATATTAAGGAAATCTTAAAGGCAACTGGGCCTGATAAGAGAATGCTTTTCTTTTCAGCTACAATGCCAAAGCCTATCCTTGGCATCATCAAGAAACACATGAAGAACTATGAATATGTTGCTATTAAGAAAGAAGATCTTGATGTGAACCTTACTGAGCAGATTTATTTCGAAGTCAAGGAAAGCGACAAATTTGAAGCCCTGTGCAGGATTATCGATATTGAAGACGAATTCTACGGGCTTGTGTTCTGCAGAACAAAAACCGATACCTCCCAACTTGCCCAGAAGCTTGGAGACCGGGGATATGCAGCCGATGCTCTGCACGGTGATCTTTCCCAGCGTGAAAGGGAAAAGATACTGAACAGGTTCAGAAAACAAAAGATTAACATCCTCGTAGCAACCGATGTTGCAGCTCGAGGTATCGATATCATGGACCTGACCCACGTAATTAACTATTCTCTTCCGCAAGACCCCGAGTCTTACGTACACAGGATAGGAAGAACCGGTAGGGCAGGAAAGCAGGGAACTGCAATTACTTTCGTTACATCTACGGAATACAGGCGGCTCACATACATAAAAAAGACTTCAAAATCCGCAATGAAGAGGGGCCGAATTCCTGAGATAAAAGATGTAATTAAAGCTAAAAGGGCAAGAGTAAAAGCCGAACTCGAAGAAACTATAAAAAACGAGGAGTACGGAGACTGTCTTGAGATGAGTGAAAAGTTCCTTGAAGAATACCCGGCCGAGAAAATCCTGGCTGCTCTCCTGAAGTACTCTTTCAAAGAGATGTTCGACGAAAGCATGTACACAGAGATCTCCGGAAGTTCATATGTCGACCGGAAAGGCAAAACCAGGCTTTTCATCGCAATGGGAAAAGCTGACGGCATGACCCCTGAGAAGCTCTGCGAGTTTATACAGGAAGAAACCGGAGTAAGCGACCTTAAAATAAGGGATGCAGAAATTTTCCCGCACTTCTCCTTCGTAACTGTACCTTTTGCCCAGGCTTCAGCCCTGCTTGAAATCTTCAAAGACAAAAAGAGAGGTCGAAAACCCTTTATAGAGCTTGCCCAGAAATCAAAGAGAAGAAGCTCAAAGAGTGCGGATGAATATCGTGGTGGCACTCGTAATGGCTCCAGGAGTTATTCTAGAAATGACTCCTGGAATGGCTCTCGCAATACGAACAGCAAAAGTTATACAAGAGATACACGAACTGCGAAGAAAAAATATTCTTCGTACTAATTTCATTTCTTTTTAAGGATTTCGGGGGCTACAAAGTTTCAGAAGTTTCAAAAAATTCTGAGAATTCTGAGAACATAATTTTACCCCGAATACTTTATTCAAACTTCGGATTTTTTACTCAGGCCTTTTAGTTTATTTTTCAGATTTATGTTGAAATCAAAACCAATAGACTAATTTTGCATAGGTCGAATAACTAATGATATTCTAGGAGTGGAATTCTTATTTTCCCAAAAAGGTCTTTATTCCTATTAAAATAACAAATATACCAAAAGCTTTTCTCAACACATCCATCGGGAGCGTATTTGCGAATTGTGCTCCGAATTTAGCACCAATAACCATAGCAATACAAATGATTATACCCGCATATAAATCGGTGTTTCCTCTTTTATAGTATTCAAGAAAAGCAAGTATGCCAACAGGTGGGAGCAGTGCAACTAGAGAAGTTCCCTGGGCTTTTATTTGAGAAAATCCCTGTAAAACAACTAGTGCAGGAATAATTATAACCCCACCACCGATACCAAATAGTCCACTTAAAATACCTGCTGCAGCACCAATCAGTAAATAAATTATTAAATCTTCCATAAAGTTTTACCGCCAAAATATGTTTCCAATGAATCTTCGACGTGTTCTGTTTTTCGTCACAAAAACAGACGCTGAATGAATATTAATATCATTTCATTAATAAAAAAATTATCTTGTTTATTAATAAGATAGAGGTCGTCAGCTGATTAGTGTAATTTTAAATCTGTGATCGAAGAATAAGGAGAAATAGAATAAGTAAGAGAATAAGAAAGAGAATAAGAAATAGAATAAGAAGTAGAATAAGAAATAGAATAAGAAAGAGAATAAGAAATAGAATAAGTAAGAGAATAAGAAAGAGAATAAGAAAGAGAATAAGTAAGAGAATAAGAAAGAGAATAAGAAAGAGAATAAGTAAGAGAATAAGAAGTAGAATAAGAAGCAAAATCAGAAATAGAATAAGAAATAGAATAAGAAGTAGAATAAGAAAGCGAATAAGAATAAGTAAGAGAATAAGAAATGGAATAAAAAATAAAAAACAAAATAGTAATTATTTTATACAGTAAAAGCCAGCCTGCATGTAAGAATACCAGAATAATTCCACGGTTCTAAATCCTGTTTTTCTTAAGAGTTCAAGGTGTTCTTCAACAGTTATTGGAAAATATTCGGTATCAAAACGCTTCAGATGCTCCTTTATTTCTTTATCAGTCCTGCCATGGTCTAACTGGAAATTGCGCCAGTACCTTTTCCCTACAATTATTCCTTCTTCTGTTAGCGGTCTGATATTTTCAAATGTAATATAAACTCCGCCTTCTTTTAGAAGATTATAGCACATACCAGTGGCCCTGGCCCTTTCTTCGCGGCTAAGATAGTGATGGCACTGTATCGCAGTGATGATATCTGGTTTTTCCTCCAATTCCTGAGAGAATTCCTGAGTAGAGGAAGCTTTCAGGAGTTCCAGCCGGTTAGCAGGGCAGGATGAAAGTTTTTTCTTTGCCTGGTTCAGCATGCCTTCTGAGGGATCAAGTAAAAGAAACTTTGTAGTCGGAAATTCCTCAATTGCTTTATTAACCAGGGATCCTGTTCCGCATCCGGTATCCAGCCAAATTCTTGGGATTGATGGCATGGACTTGATGAAATTGATAGTTTCCTGATGAAAACAGGAGTAGTAAGGGAGAACTCCGGAAATTCGGGAATCAAAGTCCTCAGGAAGATGAGGAGTGGCATTTTGGAAAGGCTTTGCAGAAGTCATGTTACTGGAATCCTTTTTAATTGTTATCTAAGTTGAAAATTCATATCTTTTTTCGGAAACAAGGGTAATTAATTGTTTTGTCTCGAAAAGTGAATATTAAGCAACTTCTTACAAGATATACTGAAGCTTTTTTAATATTTCCAAAGGGCGTTATAACTCTTAATTATTTCAAATTATTATGTATTTTATCCCAAAATTATTTCGAGTTTTTAATTTCTTTTATTGCAGCTATAGCTATATATTGTATACAGGTGATCCATTATTTTACTTCAACTTCGAATTTGTTTCATCTTACGTAATCGTTCCACAATACCAATATAGAATTGGAATTTACTCAATGTTTAACCTTTTGCGTTGCCTGCTGTTGTATTATGTATTTGCCTTTCAAATGGTTTTGAGTCTGCGAAATCATTTCAAAATACAACATTTCAAATTATTATGAAATAAGTAGATATTTATAATTTTAGATATTATTGCTTTAAGACTATATTGTTTTATTAAATCAGTTTTTAATTCCTAATAGTTTTTCCTGACAGTAAATAAGGAAAAGAAAGATTTGTCAAAAGATATTTCAAGAAAAAGAAAAAAGGAGTCATTCTCAATATGCATTACAGTCTTGGGATTGATGCTGGAGGTACTTATACCGATGCAGCGCTTGTAAGGGATTCGGACGGAGAGATTGTAGATTCAAATAAAGCGCTTACTACCTACCCCGACCCCATTACAGGCATTAAAAACGTAATTGATGGGCTCAATCCTGAATATCTTGAAAACGTAAAGCTGGTTTCGGTCTCAACGACCCTTTCCACCAATACCATCCTTGAAGGCACAGGTTTTCCTGTAGCCCTTATCCTTATAGGTGACCATCCGGTTGATAAAGAGTTACCAGCCGAACATGTGCTTTTTGCTGCTGGCGGGCACAACCATAATGGGGAGGAGGTCACTGCCCTTGATACTAAGGCTATCGAGGAATTTGCTTTGCAGGTCAAGGATAAGGTTTCAGCTTTTGCGATATCGTCTTACTTTAGCACAAGAAATCCTGAACACGAAATAAGGGCCAGAGACCTGGTTCTTGAACTTACAGGGCTGCCTGCGGTTTGCGGCCACGAGCTTTCCCAGGAACTGGGAGCTTACGAAAGGGCTGTGACGGCTTTTCTCAATGCCCAGCTCATCCCTATTACAAGACAGTTCGTGAAGTCCGTTATTTCAGATATCACGAAACGCGGGATTAACGCACGGCTCCTTATGCTCAAATGCGATGGCTCGGTAGTGGGGATAAGAGACGCCCTGAAAAAACCCATTGAAACTATCTTTTCAGGCCCTGCAGCAAGCCTTGTAGGAGCATCCCATCTTTCAGGGCTCAAGACCTGTGAGGTTGTGGATGTAGGAGGCACGAGCACGGACATCTCCTCAATCTGTATGGGTGTTCCAGACCTTAGCGATGAAGGGGCTGTCGTAGGCGGCTGGAAGACCCGCGTCCGGGCAATCAGGATGGAGACAACAGCTACAGGAGGGGATAGCCATATCTGGACCGTTAACAAGGAACTTTTCCTTGGGCCCAGGCGAGTCATCCCCCTGGCAGTAGCTGCAGTAAAATACCCGAGCTTTTTGAATAACCTCAAAAGAACGCCCGTACCTTTCAGAGAAGATCTGGGAGAGAACATCCAGCCCACAAAATTTTTTGTAAGATCCGGTTATCAGGTTGGAGAATTAAGCAGGACTGAAGCTGAGGTAATGAAGGTCATTGGGGAAGAACCCGTTTCGGTACCTGAAATCAATGTCCTTCTCCGAAAAGACGTCTATCCTCAGACATTA contains these protein-coding regions:
- a CDS encoding hydantoinase/oxoprolinase family protein is translated as MHYSLGIDAGGTYTDAALVRDSDGEIVDSNKALTTYPDPITGIKNVIDGLNPEYLENVKLVSVSTTLSTNTILEGTGFPVALILIGDHPVDKELPAEHVLFAAGGHNHNGEEVTALDTKAIEEFALQVKDKVSAFAISSYFSTRNPEHEIRARDLVLELTGLPAVCGHELSQELGAYERAVTAFLNAQLIPITRQFVKSVISDITKRGINARLLMLKCDGSVVGIRDALKKPIETIFSGPAASLVGASHLSGLKTCEVVDVGGTSTDISSICMGVPDLSDEGAVVGGWKTRVRAIRMETTATGGDSHIWTVNKELFLGPRRVIPLAVAAVKYPSFLNNLKRTPVPFREDLGENIQPTKFFVRSGYQVGELSRTEAEVMKVIGEEPVSVPEINVLLRKDVYPQTLDSLIRKRLIQAVGFTPTDALHVLGEYTEWDVEASQIGAERLARLMHMIPGEFCTAVKKRVARSMALHLLSYIFSDVPYASIEKILDGNYPAKFKLDIPVVLLGGPVRAYREDLKAIIDAEILVPPHAEVGNAVGALVGKGIKRVEIMIRPASLMSPDKDFLVFAPGSRLKFDTYSEALDTATKLGKKLAMDYMRDCGLSGNQVEISVEKKTISPDGWNYPPMETNLLVMGIGIRGLHIKE